The following DNA comes from Corynebacterium atrinae.
TCAAAGCTGACCGTTTTGCTCTTTCTACGGTTCAGCCCGACAACGATCACAGCAATGAGGATGAGGAGAAGGACTAGCGCGGCGAGCGCTACGGAGACCAGAGTCAAGTTCATAGTGTCCATAGTGGCAGGACTCGCCGGAATTCTCACCTAGGTTCGTGGTGTGGACTCATTCTTTGACTGAGAACTCGGGTGATTCCATCACCGCGCATGGTGACACCGTAGAGAACGTTTGCCACATCCATGGTGGGTTTTTGGTGTGTGATCACGATGAGTTGCGAGTCCTTGCGCAGGTCTTCGAAGAGCGCAATAAGCCGTCGCAGGTTGACATCGTCCAACGCCGCTTCGACTTCGTCCATGACGTAGAACGGGCTCGGCCGCGCTTTGAAGATGGCGACGAGCATGGCCAGGGCGGTGAGGGACTTTTCGCCGCCGGAGAGCAGCGACAACCGCTTGACTTTTTTGCCTGGGGGGCGGGCTTCGACGTCGATGCCGGTGGTCAGGAGGTCATCGGGGTCGGTGAGGATGAGTCGGCCCTCGCCGCCCGGGAAGAGTGTGCCAAAGACATGCGGGAACTGGGCCTCGACGTCGTGCCAGGCGTCTGTGAAGAGTTGGAGGATCCGCGCGTCTACCTCGTCAATAACTCCGGAAAGGTCCTTGCGGGCCTGGACGACATCGTCGAGTTGGGTGGATAGGAACTCGTAGCGCTCCTCCAGCGCCTTGAATTCTTCCAGCGCCAGGGGGTTGACCTTGCCCAGGGCGGTGAGATCCTTTTCTGCCTGCTTGAGGCGTTTTTCTTCCTCCGGCCGGTTGAAGTCCTCGCCGGGGGTGTAGTCGGCCATCAAATCGGCAATGGGCACGCCGAGCTGCTCGACGATCTTCGACTCGGCCTCGTCGATACGCACTTGTGCCTGGGAACGGGCAATGTCGCCAGCATGTGCATTGTCGGTGAGCCGAGCCAACTGGTTGCGGGTGGCGCTGTCCTTGTCCTTCGCCCGCGCGAGCTCAGTGGAGATCGCCGTTCGCCGCTGGGTCAGCTCATCTCGATTGGTCACCGCCCGCGCCGTCGCGTCGGCTACCCGCGCCGCAAGGTCACGGGCATGCTTCTCCACGCTCTCCGCCAGCTCAGCCGCCGCCCGTCGCCGTCGCATCGCTTCATCGTGTCGGGCCTTCGCCTGCCGCTCGTGCGCGGCCTGTCGGCGCAAGCTTTCCCCTTTGCCAGCCGCCTGGTTGGCGCGTTCCTCGGCGGTGCGCAGCGCTAGGCTCGCTTCCATTTCCATGGCCTTGATCTGTGCCAATGCCGCCGTCGCCTCGTCACGAGCCACCGTCGAAGGCTCCTCCGGCGCAGCCGAATCCTCCACCCGCGCCAAGCGATCGCGGACCTCAGCAAGTTCGTCGCGCAGGCTGGCGAGACGGGCATCGGCACCCGCAGCGCGCTCGGCGGCACGCTGGTGTTCCGCCCGGTTGGCCTCGTACTGTTTCCGCAGGCGCGCGGCGTCGCGCTCCCACGCGAGCACCGACTGATCGTGTTCGCGCAGCGCCGCCTTCTTCGCCGCGGCGTCCACACGTGCGTCCTCCGCGGCGATACTCGCACCGGCGAGGGTGCCCGAGAGCTCCTCCAGCTCCGCCCGAGCGCTCACGAGTTCTTCTTCTGCTTCCGCAATCTGCGCGCTGACCTCGACCGGGGTCGCGGCACCATGGCCGACCTGCACCCACCCCTGTCCGCACAGCACGCCGTCGCGGGTGACGGCCCGCAGGCGCGGGTCCTGTGCCACCGCCTTCCGGGCGGTGGGCAGGTCGGCGGTGAGGACGACGTCGGCAAGCAATCGGTTGACTGCCACCAGGATTCGCTTATCGACGTCCACGTGGTCCAGAATCCACGTCACCCCGGCCGGGAGCGTGGCATCGAGCCGCCAGGGTTTGCCCGAGTCGCTGGCATCGATGAGGACGGTGCGGGTGCTATCATTCAGCTCGGCGAGCAGACCTTCGCTGAGCTGGCCGGTCAAGGCTTCGGCGTGTGGCCCCAGCGCAGCGGAGACGGCGCGCGGCTCGGGGCTGCTGATGAGCTCGGCGAGGGCCGTCCACTCCCCTAGTTTCTCGGCGGCGGACACGGTTGGGGCGTTCTGGCGCAGCGTATCGATCCGCGCCTGCAGCGAATACACCGCGCGCTCCCGCTGACGTTGCTGCTCCCGGAGCTGTTCAAGCCGCTTCTCGGCGGCGCCGGCCTCGCTCGCGGCCCGCACGTGCGCCTCGTCCAATGGCTCCCGTCGCCCACCCAGTTCCTGGAGCGTGGCCGACACCTCCGTCACCTCGGCCTCGGCAGCAGTGGTGCGGGCAAGTGTCTCAGCGAGGGTTTCCTCCTGGCGCGCGATGTCCTCCTCAGCCCCAGTCACCTGGTTGGCGAGGGACTCCTCCGCCGCGATGAGGCGAACCACACCTTCCCGACGGTCCGCAATCGCCCGCACCTGCGCCATGTGCTCGGCGTCGGCCTCCCGACGCGCCTCTTCCCGGTCCATCACCTCGTCGCGAATCGACTCCAGCCGTTCGCGAGCCATCTCTGCGGTGTCGGTGAGTTGCTCGAACTCCTCCTCCGCCTCCGCGGCGCGACGCTCCAACGCCTCCGGGTCTTGTCCGGCGTAGGCGATCTGGGCACCGGCATTGGCGCTGCGTTCCGCCGCGATCCGCGAGGTCGCGGAGACCCGCTCCGCCAGCGTGGACAAGGTAAACCACAGCTGCTGCGCCTCTTCGGCCTGCGGAGTGATTTCCTCCAATTGTCCTTCGAGCGTGACCTGCACATCAGTGGCTTCTTCCAGCCGCTCGGTGAGCTCCTCCACCTCCTCTGCGAGCAGGCGGGACCGGCGGTCCGCGTCCTCGAACTCCTGCCGCAGTCGCTGGACGCGATCGCCTGCCAGTCGCAGGCGGGCGTCGCGAAGCGTGGCCTGGACCGTCGCCGCCCGCTGCGCCGCCTCCGCCTGCCTGGCCAACGGCTTGAGCTGGCGCTTCAGCTCCGCCGTGAGGTCGGTGAGGCGATCAAGATTCGCCTGCATACCAATGAGCTTGCGCTGCGCCTTCTCCTTCCGGCGGCGGTGCTTGAGCACCCCCGCCGCCTCCTCGATGAAGGCACGGCGCTCCTCCGGCTTCGACTCCAAGATCTGCGCCAGCCTGCCCTGCCCGACGATGACGTGCATCTCGCGGCCAATGCCGGAATCGGACAACAGCTCCTGGATGTCCATAAGCCGGGCCTTGGCGCCATTGATTTCGTACTCGCTCGCGCCATCGCGGAACATCCGACGGGTGAGCGAGACCTCGCTGTACTCAATGGGCAACGCGCCATCCGAGTTATCGATGGTCAGCGTCACCTCAGCGCGACCGAGCTGCTGACGATCCCCCGCCCCCGCGAAGATGACATCCTGCATCTTCCCGCCACGCAGGGTCTTTGCCCCCTGCTCCCCCATGACCCAGGCGAGCGCATCAACCACGTTGGACTTGCCCGACCCGTTCGGCCCGACCACCGCGCAGATACCGGGCTCAAATTTCAGGGTCGTCGCAGACGCAAAGGACTTGAATCCTTTAAGCGTCAACGACTTCAAATGCACCCGGTCAGATTAACACCTGAGAACCCTGAGGCTATTCGACGGTGAACCCTCGTTCACCCTTCGCCGGGGACCACTTGAAAGCAATGCGATCCACCCGACCTGGGCGACGATGGGAACTGCGCTTTTCCTGCAGACGATGGAGCAACTCTTCGAGTTGGGCACCGGAACCTTCCGCGACGACGCAGACGCGGCCGTCGGGAAGATTGGTGGCAGACCCGGTGAGGTCCAGCTCGATTGCCTCACCGCGCACCCACCAGCGGAAGCCCACGCCCTGCACCAAGCCGTGCACGTAAGCAGTTAGACGATCGGCCATTCGCTTCGACCTTCGAGCTTGCGGTAATCCTCGGCGCTGCGACGGGTGACCGGATCGGAACCGTCCCATACCTCGACGTTCTTGAGTTCGGGGAGCATGTCACGGTTAAACACCGGATCGAGCCCCTGCCGCTTCTGTTCTCCGTAGTTCTTGAGCAGCTTGAAGGCCACACCACCCAGCGGAACGATCGCGATGAGGTTGATGAACACCATCGAAGCGGCGAAGGTATCGCCCAGTGCCCACACCAGCGGGAGGGAGCCGACGGCACCGAAGAAGACGAACCCGACCACGACCACGCGGAAGACGTTGAGCCAAGTCGTCGACTTGGTCAAGTACTCAATGTTGGCCTGAGCCAAGTAGTAGTTACCCAAAATGGAGGAGAACGCCAGGAAGAAGAGGATGAAGGTGACGAAGTGGGTTCCCCACGCGCCAACCTCACTGGACAGCGCCGACTGAGTCAGGGACGCACCCTGAATGCTCTCGCCGTACACCATGTCTTGGCTGCCGAGCAGAATGATGAAAGCGGTGATGGAACACACCACCAACGTGTCAAAATATACGCCCAGGGTCTGCACAAGTCCCTGCTTAA
Coding sequences within:
- the smc gene encoding chromosome segregation protein SMC, coding for MHLKSLTLKGFKSFASATTLKFEPGICAVVGPNGSGKSNVVDALAWVMGEQGAKTLRGGKMQDVIFAGAGDRQQLGRAEVTLTIDNSDGALPIEYSEVSLTRRMFRDGASEYEINGAKARLMDIQELLSDSGIGREMHVIVGQGRLAQILESKPEERRAFIEEAAGVLKHRRRKEKAQRKLIGMQANLDRLTDLTAELKRQLKPLARQAEAAQRAATVQATLRDARLRLAGDRVQRLRQEFEDADRRSRLLAEEVEELTERLEEATDVQVTLEGQLEEITPQAEEAQQLWFTLSTLAERVSATSRIAAERSANAGAQIAYAGQDPEALERRAAEAEEEFEQLTDTAEMARERLESIRDEVMDREEARREADAEHMAQVRAIADRREGVVRLIAAEESLANQVTGAEEDIARQEETLAETLARTTAAEAEVTEVSATLQELGGRREPLDEAHVRAASEAGAAEKRLEQLREQQRQRERAVYSLQARIDTLRQNAPTVSAAEKLGEWTALAELISSPEPRAVSAALGPHAEALTGQLSEGLLAELNDSTRTVLIDASDSGKPWRLDATLPAGVTWILDHVDVDKRILVAVNRLLADVVLTADLPTARKAVAQDPRLRAVTRDGVLCGQGWVQVGHGAATPVEVSAQIAEAEEELVSARAELEELSGTLAGASIAAEDARVDAAAKKAALREHDQSVLAWERDAARLRKQYEANRAEHQRAAERAAGADARLASLRDELAEVRDRLARVEDSAAPEEPSTVARDEATAALAQIKAMEMEASLALRTAEERANQAAGKGESLRRQAAHERQAKARHDEAMRRRRAAAELAESVEKHARDLAARVADATARAVTNRDELTQRRTAISTELARAKDKDSATRNQLARLTDNAHAGDIARSQAQVRIDEAESKIVEQLGVPIADLMADYTPGEDFNRPEEEKRLKQAEKDLTALGKVNPLALEEFKALEERYEFLSTQLDDVVQARKDLSGVIDEVDARILQLFTDAWHDVEAQFPHVFGTLFPGGEGRLILTDPDDLLTTGIDVEARPPGKKVKRLSLLSGGEKSLTALAMLVAIFKARPSPFYVMDEVEAALDDVNLRRLIALFEDLRKDSQLIVITHQKPTMDVANVLYGVTMRGDGITRVLSQRMSPHHEPR
- a CDS encoding acylphosphatase; amino-acid sequence: MADRLTAYVHGLVQGVGFRWWVRGEAIELDLTGSATNLPDGRVCVVAEGSGAQLEELLHRLQEKRSSHRRPGRVDRIAFKWSPAKGERGFTVE